A region from the Paenibacillus humicola genome encodes:
- a CDS encoding NAD(P)/FAD-dependent oxidoreductase, which translates to MSNIPKIVILGAGYGGILTALRLQKELNYNEADVTLVNKHDYHYITTHLHMPAAGTDKAENARVSISKLIDEFKIDFVKSTVVQIRTQDKKVILEDGTLSYDFLVIGVGGEPETFGIPGMNEYAMNIRSINSVRLIREHIEYQFARYKREPHRTDYLSFVVGGAGFTGIEFVGELADRVPELCRQFDVDPQLVKIYTIEAAPTALPGFDPELVEYAMQVLAKKGVTFRIGTPIKECTPDGVIVGDGEEIRAATVVWAAGVRGSRLIEEAGFETMRGRVKVDEFLRAPGHENIYIVGDNSLMFNPEGRPYPPTAQIAMQQGVTCAHNLVASIRNQPLKKFEFKNKGTVASLGKGEAIGIAFGKKYKGGFAAMIKKAIDIRYLYIIGGIPLVIRKGKFL; encoded by the coding sequence ATGAGCAACATACCGAAAATCGTCATATTGGGAGCCGGCTACGGCGGCATCCTTACGGCGCTGCGCCTGCAAAAGGAGCTGAACTACAACGAAGCCGACGTCACGCTTGTCAACAAGCATGACTACCATTACATTACGACGCATTTGCATATGCCTGCCGCCGGAACGGACAAGGCGGAGAACGCCCGCGTCAGCATCTCCAAATTAATCGATGAATTCAAGATCGATTTCGTCAAATCGACCGTCGTGCAAATCCGCACGCAGGACAAAAAAGTCATACTCGAAGACGGCACCCTTTCCTACGATTTTCTGGTTATCGGCGTCGGCGGCGAGCCCGAGACGTTCGGCATTCCGGGAATGAACGAATATGCCATGAACATCCGCAGCATCAACTCCGTCCGCCTGATCCGCGAGCATATCGAATATCAATTCGCCCGCTATAAGCGCGAGCCGCACCGCACCGATTACCTCTCGTTCGTTGTCGGCGGCGCAGGCTTCACGGGCATCGAATTCGTCGGCGAGCTGGCCGACCGCGTTCCCGAGCTGTGCCGGCAGTTCGACGTCGATCCGCAGCTGGTCAAAATCTATACGATTGAAGCGGCGCCGACGGCGCTCCCGGGCTTTGATCCCGAGCTTGTGGAATACGCGATGCAGGTGCTCGCGAAGAAAGGCGTTACTTTCCGCATCGGCACGCCGATCAAGGAATGCACGCCGGACGGCGTCATCGTCGGCGACGGCGAAGAAATCCGTGCGGCCACGGTTGTTTGGGCGGCCGGCGTCCGCGGCAGCAGGCTCATCGAAGAAGCGGGCTTTGAGACGATGCGCGGACGGGTCAAGGTCGACGAATTTCTGCGTGCGCCGGGCCATGAGAACATCTATATCGTCGGGGACAACTCGCTCATGTTTAATCCCGAGGGCCGGCCGTACCCGCCGACGGCTCAGATTGCCATGCAGCAGGGCGTCACGTGCGCGCACAATCTGGTCGCCTCGATCCGCAACCAGCCGCTGAAGAAATTCGAGTTCAAGAACAAAGGCACGGTTGCCTCGCTCGGCAAAGGTGAAGCGATCGGCATCGCTTTCGGCAAAAAATATAAAGGCGGATTTGCCGCGATGATCAAAAAAGCGATTGACATCCGTTACTTGTACATTATTGGCGGTATTCCGCTTGTTATACGTAAAGGAAAGTTTCTCTGA
- a CDS encoding YuzB family protein, with product MKPIIEFCASNMHHGTDRVMKRLEQDPELEVIEYGCLGNCGECYLFPFGMVGGEIVAAPTADELYDRIMEAVEEQQEEREALDRLIDDM from the coding sequence CTGAAACCGATCATTGAATTTTGCGCCAGCAATATGCACCACGGCACCGATCGCGTCATGAAGCGGCTTGAGCAGGATCCCGAGCTCGAAGTGATCGAATACGGCTGTTTGGGCAACTGCGGCGAATGTTATTTGTTCCCGTTCGGAATGGTGGGCGGCGAAATCGTTGCCGCTCCGACGGCCGACGAGCTGTACGACCGCATTATGGAAGCGGTCGAGGAACAGCAGGAGGAACGCGAAGCGCTCGACCGTCTTATTGATGACATGTAG
- a CDS encoding SDR family NAD(P)-dependent oxidoreductase translates to MNIDLHGRNALITGATGELGRVMARTLASCGANIAINYFHNEAKALELRAEIEALGVKAVTVQANVGELDSVLRMKEAAVTALGPIDIVVANAVSQYKWTSVLEQSSEDYVSQFESCVLQAVHLSKAFVPAMIERRGGRVIAINTECAMQNAPTQSAYVAGKRGMDGVYRVLAKEIGEHQITVNQVAPGWMISERDRLAHSEYNEGYQKSVPLARRGTDQEIANVVAFLASDLASFITGAFIPVCGGNVMPTI, encoded by the coding sequence ATGAATATTGATTTACACGGCAGAAACGCGCTGATCACCGGCGCGACGGGAGAACTCGGCCGCGTCATGGCGCGTACGCTCGCGTCATGCGGCGCCAACATTGCGATCAACTATTTTCATAATGAAGCAAAAGCGCTGGAGCTTCGCGCCGAAATCGAAGCGCTCGGCGTCAAAGCCGTTACGGTTCAGGCGAACGTAGGCGAGCTGGATTCGGTGCTGCGCATGAAGGAAGCCGCCGTCACCGCTTTAGGCCCGATTGATATCGTCGTCGCTAACGCGGTCAGCCAGTACAAATGGACGTCCGTGCTGGAGCAGTCGTCCGAGGATTACGTCAGCCAGTTCGAATCGTGCGTTCTGCAGGCGGTTCATCTGTCCAAAGCATTCGTGCCGGCCATGATCGAGCGCCGCGGCGGCCGCGTCATCGCCATCAACACAGAATGCGCGATGCAGAATGCGCCGACTCAATCCGCTTATGTCGCCGGCAAGCGAGGGATGGACGGCGTGTATCGCGTGCTTGCGAAGGAAATCGGCGAACATCAGATCACCGTGAACCAGGTCGCACCCGGATGGATGATCAGCGAGCGCGACCGGCTGGCGCACAGCGAGTATAACGAAGGGTATCAGAAGAGCGTGCCGCTGGCGCGCCGAGGTACAGATCAGGAAATTGCGAACGTTGTCGCGTTCCTCGCTTCCGATCTGGCCAGCTTTATAACCGGCGCCTTTATTCCGGTTTGCGGCGGCAACGTGATGCCTACCATCTAA
- a CDS encoding aldo/keto reductase, giving the protein MKTRKLGKNGPEISVIGFGTWAIGGGGWASAWGEQDDSLSIESVRVALDAGVTFFDTAAVYGLGHSEEVLGRALKGDRDKVVVATKCGLVWDEAGNVSRSGAYDSILREAEASLRRLGTDYIDLYQMHWPDAEVPAEETMRAMDKLVQDGKIRYVGVSNYNVELLTKSLSVRHVDSLQPPYSILRPAVEKEILPFCLDNGIGVVAYSPLTSGLLSGNYTYDTTFSEGDWRSRNAAHTGEGLRKNVDRAEKLKKIAARFDITLPQLAVAYDLAHPAITSAIVGVRKPSHITGVLPAVDVTLDEATLAEIREIAVSE; this is encoded by the coding sequence ATGAAAACGCGCAAGCTGGGAAAAAACGGTCCTGAAATTTCGGTTATCGGATTCGGCACATGGGCAATCGGAGGCGGCGGATGGGCAAGCGCCTGGGGCGAGCAGGACGATTCGCTTTCCATTGAAAGCGTTCGCGTCGCGCTTGATGCCGGCGTCACCTTTTTCGATACGGCGGCGGTATACGGGCTCGGACATTCGGAGGAAGTGCTCGGACGCGCGCTGAAGGGCGACCGCGACAAGGTGGTCGTCGCCACCAAATGCGGTCTGGTTTGGGACGAGGCGGGCAATGTGAGCCGCAGCGGCGCCTACGACTCGATTTTGCGCGAGGCGGAAGCTTCGCTGCGCCGGCTCGGTACCGATTATATCGATTTGTATCAAATGCACTGGCCCGACGCGGAGGTGCCGGCCGAAGAAACGATGCGTGCGATGGACAAGCTGGTTCAGGACGGCAAAATCCGGTACGTGGGCGTCAGCAACTACAACGTCGAGCTGCTGACCAAGTCGCTTTCCGTGCGTCACGTCGATTCGCTGCAGCCGCCGTATTCCATTCTTCGACCGGCCGTTGAAAAAGAAATTTTGCCGTTCTGTCTCGATAACGGGATCGGCGTCGTCGCCTACAGCCCGCTCACTTCGGGCCTGCTGTCCGGCAACTACACCTACGACACGACGTTTTCCGAGGGCGACTGGCGCTCGCGGAACGCCGCTCACACCGGCGAAGGACTTCGCAAGAACGTCGACCGTGCGGAGAAGCTGAAAAAAATCGCCGCGCGGTTCGACATTACGCTGCCGCAGCTTGCCGTCGCCTACGATTTGGCGCACCCGGCGATTACGAGCGCAATTGTGGGCGTTCGCAAGCCGAGCCACATTACCGGCGTGCTCCCTGCTGTCGACGTGACGCTCGACGAGGCGACGCTGGCGGAAATCCGCGAAATTGCCGTCTCGGAATAA
- the mqnE gene encoding aminofutalosine synthase MqnE — MNIAIQTEEKQMQQIAEKVRSGGRLSREDGVFLYQSDDLLTIGQLANEVNLRKNGRKVYFTETMSLYFTNICEAHCAFCNFRKDQGEEGAYTLTGPEMIDYVERHITPGVREFHIVGGHNPHVAFQYYVDSLQALHERFPNVTLKAYTAAEIDFFSRISGLSYREVLERLIEAGLESLTGGGAEILSDDYRKKMKVDKANVSQYLEVHRTAHKLGLRTPTTMLYGSVEKHEDRIHHLVQLRELQDETNGFAVFIPLSMQPISPNAGIRRRNSAFEDLKTIAISRLMLDNFRHIKAYFINIGTQLTQVALTMGASDVHGTIVKERISHAAGALTPEGITREDLIWLVKGAGRIPVERDTFYNEIRVYE, encoded by the coding sequence ATGAATATCGCCATCCAGACGGAAGAGAAACAAATGCAGCAGATCGCGGAGAAAGTGCGCTCGGGCGGGCGGCTGTCCCGCGAGGACGGCGTCTTTTTATATCAATCGGACGACCTGCTGACGATCGGGCAGCTTGCGAATGAGGTCAATCTTCGCAAAAACGGGCGTAAGGTATATTTTACCGAAACGATGAGCCTTTATTTCACGAATATATGCGAGGCTCACTGCGCGTTTTGCAATTTTCGGAAAGACCAGGGCGAAGAAGGCGCTTATACGCTGACCGGCCCGGAGATGATCGATTACGTCGAGCGGCACATAACCCCCGGCGTGCGCGAATTTCACATTGTAGGCGGCCATAACCCGCATGTAGCGTTCCAATATTACGTCGATTCGCTCCAAGCGCTTCATGAGCGTTTCCCGAACGTAACGCTGAAAGCTTATACGGCGGCGGAGATCGACTTTTTCTCGCGCATCAGCGGGCTCAGCTATCGCGAGGTGCTCGAGCGGCTGATCGAGGCCGGCCTGGAAAGCTTGACGGGCGGCGGCGCGGAAATTTTGTCCGATGATTACCGCAAGAAGATGAAGGTCGATAAAGCGAACGTCTCGCAATATTTGGAGGTACATCGCACGGCTCACAAGCTCGGCTTGCGGACACCGACGACGATGCTGTACGGCTCGGTCGAGAAGCACGAGGACCGCATTCACCATCTGGTGCAGCTGCGTGAGCTGCAGGACGAGACGAACGGATTCGCGGTGTTCATTCCGCTGTCCATGCAGCCGATCAGCCCGAATGCCGGCATCCGCAGGCGCAATTCCGCGTTCGAGGATCTGAAGACCATCGCCATCAGCCGTCTTATGCTGGATAATTTCCGGCATATCAAGGCGTATTTCATCAACATCGGCACTCAGCTTACGCAGGTTGCGCTCACGATGGGGGCGTCCGACGTCCACGGTACGATCGTGAAGGAGCGGATCAGCCACGCGGCCGGCGCGTTGACGCCGGAGGGCATTACGCGGGAAGATTTGATCTGGCTGGTCAAAGGCGCCGGTCGCATTCCCGTCGAACGCGATACGTTCTACAACGAAATCCGCGTATACGAGTAA
- a CDS encoding SDR family oxidoreductase: protein MKGKTALITGSAKGLGKMTALALAGMGCDIILNYVRSADEARLLAARIERMGVRATAFQADIAVREDVDRLAAEAQAWAGDGVVDILINNAGPFIRERRLFAEYAEEDLIGLVNGNLLGVMLLDHKLIQGMRRRRWGRIIHFGFGHAGEGRAWPHRAVYATAKTGLVSFTKTLAVEEAGNGITVHMVCPGDIRGMNKERTIAEVTGERDAEAPRGRPGSGEDIARVIAFLCLPQSDYLTGNIVDVTGGFDPIKTTI, encoded by the coding sequence CTGAAAGGGAAAACCGCTTTAATCACCGGCAGCGCCAAGGGGCTCGGCAAAATGACCGCACTGGCGCTGGCGGGCATGGGGTGCGATATTATCCTCAACTATGTGAGGAGCGCGGACGAGGCGAGGCTGCTTGCGGCCCGGATCGAGCGGATGGGCGTGCGGGCGACGGCCTTCCAGGCCGATATCGCCGTGCGCGAAGACGTGGACCGGCTTGCCGCGGAAGCGCAGGCGTGGGCCGGAGACGGCGTCGTCGACATCCTGATCAACAACGCCGGCCCGTTCATCCGCGAACGGAGGCTGTTCGCCGAATATGCCGAAGAGGATTTGATCGGGCTGGTGAACGGCAACCTGCTCGGCGTTATGCTGCTTGACCATAAGCTGATTCAGGGGATGCGCCGGCGCCGCTGGGGACGGATCATTCATTTCGGCTTCGGCCATGCGGGCGAAGGCCGCGCCTGGCCGCACCGCGCCGTTTATGCGACGGCCAAAACCGGGCTCGTTTCCTTTACGAAAACGCTTGCCGTCGAGGAAGCGGGCAACGGCATCACGGTACATATGGTTTGTCCGGGCGATATTCGGGGCATGAATAAGGAGCGCACGATCGCCGAGGTGACGGGCGAACGCGATGCGGAAGCGCCGCGCGGCCGCCCGGGCAGCGGCGAAGATATCGCGCGGGTAATCGCATTTCTGTGCCTGCCGCAGTCGGATTATTTGACCGGCAATATCGTCGACGTCACGGGCGGCTTCGACCCGATCAAAACGACGATCTGA
- a CDS encoding NAD(P)/FAD-dependent oxidoreductase, translated as MLQQPDSSAVVDIAIIGGGPAGMFAAFYGGMRQATVKLIESMPQLGGQLAALYPEKYIYDVAGFPKITAQELVDQLKKQMDHFKAEICLEEKVKDVVKRDERLFEIVTDKTVHFAKAVIVTAGVGAFEPRRLELPEAPRFENRNLHYFVSDLNQFKGQRVLISGGGDSAVDWALMLEPIAASVTLIHRRDKFRAHEHSVENLIRSRVDVLTPYEITGLHGSDRIEQVTLQEVKSNETKTIPVDTVIVNFGFVSSLGPIAEWGLEIDGGSIVVDSRMETSVPGIFAAGDITTYPGKLKLIAVGFGEAPTAVNNAKVYVDPGAKLSPGHSSSMKL; from the coding sequence GTGCTGCAACAACCCGATTCTTCAGCCGTCGTCGACATTGCGATCATAGGCGGTGGCCCGGCCGGCATGTTCGCCGCTTTTTACGGCGGGATGCGCCAGGCTACGGTAAAATTAATCGAAAGCATGCCCCAGCTCGGCGGACAGCTCGCCGCGCTTTACCCGGAGAAATATATTTACGACGTGGCCGGATTTCCGAAGATAACCGCCCAGGAGCTCGTTGATCAGCTGAAAAAGCAGATGGACCATTTCAAGGCCGAGATTTGCCTGGAGGAGAAAGTGAAGGACGTCGTCAAGCGTGACGAGCGCCTGTTTGAAATCGTGACGGACAAAACGGTCCATTTCGCCAAAGCGGTCATCGTGACCGCAGGTGTCGGCGCCTTCGAACCGCGGCGTCTGGAGCTGCCGGAGGCTCCCCGGTTCGAGAACCGGAATTTGCATTATTTCGTCAGCGACCTGAATCAGTTCAAAGGCCAGCGCGTGCTGATCAGCGGAGGCGGCGATTCCGCGGTCGACTGGGCGCTGATGCTGGAGCCGATCGCGGCGAGCGTAACGCTTATCCACCGCCGGGACAAATTCCGCGCGCACGAGCACAGCGTGGAGAACCTGATCCGCTCGCGCGTCGACGTCCTGACGCCGTACGAAATTACCGGGCTGCACGGCTCGGACCGGATCGAACAGGTCACCCTGCAGGAAGTGAAGTCGAACGAAACAAAGACAATTCCCGTCGATACGGTCATCGTCAACTTCGGCTTCGTCTCGTCGCTCGGGCCGATTGCCGAATGGGGGCTCGAGATCGACGGCGGGTCGATCGTCGTCGATTCCCGCATGGAAACGAGCGTGCCCGGCATATTCGCGGCGGGCGACATCACGACGTATCCGGGAAAGCTGAAGCTGATTGCCGTCGGTTTCGGCGAAGCGCCTACTGCCGTAAACAATGCCAAGGTGTATGTGGATCCCGGCGCGAAGCTGTCACCCGGCCACAGCAGCAGCATGAAACTGTAA
- a CDS encoding HesB/IscA family protein: protein MITISETANEKIKAMLAEEETPDLFLRIGVKEGGCSGFSYGMGFDDEKHSGDEELMFDGLKVVVDGDSMKYLNGLEIDFKESAMGGGFTIQNPNAVATCGCGQSFRTATEAGKPNPEQC, encoded by the coding sequence ATGATTACCATCAGCGAAACGGCGAATGAAAAAATAAAAGCCATGCTCGCGGAGGAAGAAACGCCCGACCTGTTCCTGCGCATCGGCGTCAAAGAAGGGGGCTGCAGCGGCTTTTCCTACGGAATGGGCTTTGACGACGAGAAGCATTCGGGAGACGAGGAATTGATGTTCGACGGCCTTAAGGTTGTCGTCGACGGGGACAGCATGAAATATTTGAACGGCCTCGAAATCGACTTCAAAGAATCCGCGATGGGCGGAGGCTTTACGATTCAAAACCCGAACGCGGTCGCGACCTGCGGCTGCGGACAGTCGTTCCGCACGGCGACCGAAGCGGGTAAGCCGAATCCGGAGCAGTGCTGA
- a CDS encoding NAD(P)/FAD-dependent oxidoreductase encodes MKRFVILGGGYGGLTVANELLENHLPEDVVVVLIDRMPFQGLKTEYYSLVAGTSADIDLRVSFPSDPRLIVTYGEVTDIDLHGKQVIMAGQEPLDYDWLVIALGCTDNYHGIEGAELYSHSIQTFSSSRKAYQALGDVKPYGQVTIVGGGLSGVEVAAELREARPDLNLRILDRGPSILSAFPGRLQHYVSSWFNEHEVEMRGRVALHKLEEGLLHDTNNPIPIRTDVTVWTAGIQPVGIVQRMKLPKDHQGRLIINEFHQLPNHTEVFVVGDCASMSFSPSAQAAEAQGKQVAHVMHSIWHNETPHLPKIKLKGVLGSLGKKAGFGLMGRTPIMGRVPRILKSGVLWRSKRHSG; translated from the coding sequence ATGAAACGATTTGTTATTCTAGGCGGCGGATACGGCGGATTAACCGTTGCAAACGAACTGCTGGAAAACCATCTGCCGGAAGATGTCGTCGTCGTTTTGATCGACCGCATGCCCTTTCAGGGGCTGAAAACGGAATATTATTCGCTCGTGGCGGGGACGTCGGCCGATATCGACCTGCGCGTCAGCTTTCCGTCGGACCCTCGTCTGATTGTGACCTATGGCGAGGTTACGGATATCGATCTGCACGGCAAGCAGGTGATTATGGCCGGACAAGAGCCGCTCGATTACGATTGGCTCGTCATCGCGCTCGGCTGTACGGACAACTATCACGGCATCGAGGGGGCCGAGCTGTATTCCCACAGCATCCAGACCTTCTCGTCGTCGCGGAAAGCGTATCAGGCATTGGGGGATGTCAAGCCGTACGGTCAAGTGACGATCGTCGGCGGAGGCCTGAGCGGCGTCGAAGTGGCGGCCGAGCTGCGCGAAGCGCGTCCCGACCTGAACCTCCGCATTCTCGACCGCGGTCCGAGCATTTTGTCGGCGTTCCCGGGAAGGCTGCAGCATTACGTCTCGTCATGGTTTAACGAGCACGAGGTTGAAATGCGCGGGCGCGTCGCCCTTCACAAGCTTGAGGAAGGCTTGCTCCACGACACGAACAATCCCATTCCGATCCGGACCGATGTCACCGTCTGGACGGCGGGCATTCAGCCCGTCGGCATCGTGCAGCGGATGAAATTGCCCAAGGATCATCAAGGGCGGCTGATCATTAACGAGTTTCACCAGCTGCCGAATCATACCGAAGTGTTTGTCGTCGGAGACTGCGCATCCATGTCGTTCTCGCCGAGCGCGCAGGCCGCGGAGGCGCAGGGCAAGCAGGTCGCGCATGTCATGCATTCCATTTGGCATAACGAAACGCCCCATCTGCCGAAAATCAAGCTCAAGGGCGTTCTCGGTTCGCTCGGCAAAAAAGCCGGCTTCGGTTTGATGGGACGCACCCCGATTATGGGACGCGTGCCGCGTATTTTGAAAAGCGGCGTGCTTTGGAGATCGAAGCGTCATTCCGGCTGA
- a CDS encoding Cthe_2314 family HEPN domain-containing protein → MLRMLFGEPPGKPEGKWGETVEKMKQFAAMLHDRIVQGDDKDHRLRKAEIYTLGLIASLDELEQSRYAAQRFAGRIASATIEEMTPEETLDYKRYVYFDKNAFIRLFAVLDKLGTLLNVFLGLGTERIKVHFSYFTVIRTMRQRGAHPELSKALNELKEGFSEPMGRLRKRRNTEIHYMNPEMQDDLAQNDQAYGEQHRLENLQELQDDLSKGLEMVLDSLRISFDYTGRLLRKRTK, encoded by the coding sequence ATGCTGCGCATGCTGTTTGGGGAACCGCCGGGGAAGCCGGAAGGCAAATGGGGCGAGACGGTGGAGAAGATGAAACAGTTTGCGGCAATGCTTCACGATCGGATCGTGCAGGGGGACGACAAGGACCATCGGCTGCGCAAAGCAGAGATCTATACCCTCGGCCTGATCGCGTCGCTGGATGAGCTGGAGCAGAGCCGTTACGCGGCGCAGAGGTTTGCCGGGCGGATCGCCTCCGCCACGATCGAGGAGATGACGCCGGAAGAGACGCTCGACTATAAACGATACGTGTATTTCGACAAAAACGCGTTTATCCGGTTGTTTGCCGTGCTCGACAAGCTCGGAACACTGCTGAACGTCTTTCTCGGGCTGGGCACCGAACGGATTAAAGTGCATTTTTCCTATTTCACGGTCATTCGCACGATGCGTCAGCGCGGCGCCCATCCCGAGCTGTCGAAAGCGTTGAACGAGTTGAAAGAAGGCTTCTCCGAGCCGATGGGCCGTCTGCGAAAACGGCGGAACACCGAAATCCATTATATGAATCCGGAGATGCAGGACGATCTGGCGCAGAACGATCAGGCTTACGGCGAACAGCATCGTCTCGAAAATTTGCAGGAGCTTCAGGATGACTTGTCGAAAGGGTTAGAGATGGTTCTCGATTCGCTGCGTATTTCGTTCGACTACACCGGCCGGCTGCTGAGGAAAAGGACGAAGTAG
- a CDS encoding sporulation histidine kinase inhibitor Sda, translating into MELLSDELLVDAYHSAIQYNLDADFIKLLAAEMIRRQINPDTYRNTA; encoded by the coding sequence ATGGAGCTGCTGTCTGACGAACTGCTCGTGGACGCATATCATTCGGCCATCCAATACAATTTGGACGCCGACTTCATTAAATTGCTGGCGGCGGAAATGATACGCAGGCAGATCAATCCCGACACGTACCGGAACACCGCTTAG
- a CDS encoding YheC/YheD family protein, whose amino-acid sequence MGEGQGRQLASKWAKTEALLSHSQIAPHIPPTRMMTPDNLRSMLHRHGMVVVKPVRGTGGVGVIKVSRDGAGYKQTYYSKTRRFSSFSGLLGSINAIRGKRKYLIQKGIRLATIGGRPIDYRLKYVKQPDGRWAITALVGRLARKGLFVTNLCRGGSLLSGSEGIRRSFSAGAVTGKKRQMRNLARISTSVLESRFPGIGQLGFDFGIDKSGKIWIFEVNTRPH is encoded by the coding sequence ATGGGTGAGGGACAGGGAAGGCAATTGGCAAGCAAATGGGCCAAGACGGAGGCGCTGCTGTCGCATTCGCAAATCGCGCCGCATATTCCGCCGACCCGGATGATGACGCCGGACAATTTGCGGAGCATGCTCCACCGGCACGGGATGGTGGTCGTTAAACCGGTTCGCGGCACGGGAGGAGTCGGCGTCATCAAAGTATCGCGGGACGGTGCCGGCTACAAGCAGACGTATTATTCGAAAACGCGCCGTTTTTCGAGCTTCTCCGGGCTGCTCGGTTCGATCAACGCCATTCGCGGCAAGCGCAAATATTTGATTCAAAAAGGAATCCGTCTCGCGACGATTGGCGGCCGGCCGATCGATTACCGGCTGAAATACGTGAAGCAGCCCGACGGCAGGTGGGCGATTACCGCGCTCGTCGGACGCTTGGCGCGCAAAGGGCTGTTCGTCACCAACTTGTGCAGGGGCGGCTCACTGCTCTCCGGCTCGGAAGGTATTCGCCGCTCGTTCTCAGCCGGCGCGGTGACAGGGAAAAAACGGCAAATGCGCAACCTGGCGAGAATATCGACAAGTGTGCTGGAAAGCCGGTTTCCCGGAATCGGCCAGCTCGGATTCGATTTCGGCATCGACAAAAGCGGGAAAATTTGGATTTTTGAAGTGAACACCCGGCCTCATTAA
- a CDS encoding NifU family protein, with translation MSENAQSTMYDEVLDVLDKLRPFLQRDGGDVELVDVEDGIVKLRLMGACGSCPSSTITLKAGIERALLEEVEGIEEVVQVF, from the coding sequence ATGAGCGAGAATGCACAAAGCACGATGTACGACGAAGTACTTGATGTCCTGGATAAGCTTCGCCCGTTTCTACAGCGCGACGGCGGCGACGTTGAACTCGTCGACGTGGAGGATGGCATCGTGAAGCTGCGCCTGATGGGCGCATGCGGCAGCTGCCCGAGCTCGACAATCACGCTGAAAGCGGGGATCGAGCGCGCCCTGCTCGAAGAAGTCGAAGGCATTGAAGAAGTTGTACAAGTGTTCTAA